TTCTGGGGGGAGGGGTAACGGGTATGGCGGCGGTGTTGTTGGTGGGATCGTTAACAACGGGGGGATTATTCCTGACGGTGTTATTGGTGGAGATGGTGCGCCCTCCCAAAAGAGAAAGGCTTACGGAGCGATCGTTTGGTTGGTTTAAGCGTCCAATTCTGACTCCGGGGGAGGGTTGAACTAATAAAATTACGGTGTTATCGTCTGGTTGCCAAATACGTAGCCGAGAAAGGGGGCTATTGCTCAAAAGTTGGGGATTTTGGAAATTGGGGGATAAATCGGCATTGTTGAGACGAATTTGATAGGTGCCGTCTTGTTGTGACCAAGTACCACTAGCCCTTAAACTTTGATTAGCTCTGATGAGTAAATCATTATTTTCTAGGTTAATGGATTCAATAATAGTTTTCCCTTGGCTACTGTTGTTGGATGGACGAGGGGTGGGGGTGGCTTGGGCAACGGTGATAGTTCCCACGGATTTTGTTCCTGCGTTGCTAGAAAGGGATTCTACTCGCCCAATGCCCCCTTGGGGCCACAATAGTAGTCCTCCCATACGGCTAAAGTTCGCTTGCCAATCGGGGCTGTCGGGGTTAACATTCATTTTCACCGAGGCGACGGGGGGTGATGTACGTTTTTGGCGAATATCAATGGAGCTTACGCCGTATTGATTTACATCCCATGAGTCGATTAATTGGTTGTCTAGGCTGATGCCTTGTAGTTCAAATTCGATTTCGGTGCGATCGCTACTACGACTATAACGAATAGAATTATTAGAATTACCATCAATGTTCATTAAAATACCACTGGAGGCTATTTGAAAGGGCGCTCGCTCATTAGTATTACTAGAGGTTGTATTAGGGGTATTTCTAGGGGGAGTGGCATTGGAAGAATTATTGTTGTTACGAGGGGGAATTGGCGCGGGGGTGGTAATTCTTTCTGGTTGGGGAATATCAACACTCCACTGGGTGGGCGAAATTCCTTGAACCCTAACTTTTTGAGGATCGATAGTGTAACCTTGGGCGATTTCTACCACTACCCTAGTGGTATTACTGTCAAATTGACCAATTCTTAAGTTAGTGATTAAACTACCTAAGTTTTCGTTAATCGTCCCCCTACCTAAATTTGTTCCGGGTAAATCGATTACTAAACGGGTAGGGTTAGAGATTAGTTGGGCGGTGGGTTGAACACTTCTATCGGTGGTGAAAACTAAGCGATTTTGATTTGCTTCAAAACGCCAAGAAATTAATCTTCCTGCAAAGGCAGGAGTTGTTAAAAATATAAAGGTTAAGCAACTGAGAATAAAT
This genomic interval from Cyanobacterium stanieri LEGE 03274 contains the following:
- a CDS encoding AMIN domain-containing protein; this encodes MKFYSFILSCLTFIFLTTPAFAGRLISWRFEANQNRLVFTTDRSVQPTAQLISNPTRLVIDLPGTNLGRGTINENLGSLITNLRIGQFDSNTTRVVVEIAQGYTIDPQKVRVQGISPTQWSVDIPQPERITTPAPIPPRNNNNSSNATPPRNTPNTTSSNTNERAPFQIASSGILMNIDGNSNNSIRYSRSSDRTEIEFELQGISLDNQLIDSWDVNQYGVSSIDIRQKRTSPPVASVKMNVNPDSPDWQANFSRMGGLLLWPQGGIGRVESLSSNAGTKSVGTITVAQATPTPRPSNNSSQGKTIIESINLENNDLLIRANQSLRASGTWSQQDGTYQIRLNNADLSPNFQNPQLLSNSPLSRLRIWQPDDNTVILLVQPSPGVRIGRLNQPNDRSVSLSLLGGRTISTNNTVRNNPPVVNDPTNNTAAIPVTPPPR